A single window of Actinoallomurus bryophytorum DNA harbors:
- a CDS encoding nucleotide exchange factor GrpE: MSDMRNGGPGKGAPSPQEPRAWPDELGGRPAQPQAGEPREGPRPAQAEGDRSGRAEPGAEDAASRISELEDRWRRALADLDNCRKRAVRALEEERGAERARASAQWLPVLDNLERALEHAEAEPGSVVQGVASVLEQAREVIGRLGFPRQDDEGAAFDPFRHEAVSTVAGADAAEGTVVRVLSPAYGVGERQLRPAQVVVAKGSGDGAAP; encoded by the coding sequence ATGAGTGACATGCGCAACGGCGGCCCCGGCAAGGGAGCACCCTCGCCGCAGGAACCGCGCGCGTGGCCAGACGAACTGGGCGGCCGGCCTGCCCAGCCGCAGGCCGGCGAGCCGCGCGAAGGCCCCCGGCCCGCTCAGGCGGAAGGCGACCGGTCCGGCCGGGCAGAACCCGGTGCGGAGGACGCGGCATCGAGGATTTCTGAGTTGGAGGATCGGTGGCGGCGGGCGTTGGCAGATCTGGACAACTGCCGTAAACGTGCGGTGCGTGCGCTGGAGGAGGAGCGCGGTGCTGAACGTGCGCGGGCTTCGGCGCAGTGGCTGCCGGTCCTGGACAACCTCGAACGTGCTCTGGAACACGCTGAGGCCGAGCCCGGGTCGGTGGTCCAGGGGGTGGCCTCGGTACTGGAGCAGGCTCGTGAGGTGATCGGCCGGTTGGGGTTCCCGCGTCAAGACGATGAGGGCGCCGCGTTCGACCCGTTCCGGCACGAGGCCGTCAGTACTGTGGCCGGCGCGGACGCGGCAGAGGGCACGGTCGTACGGGTGCTGTCGCCTGCCTACGGCGTGGGTGAACGGCAGTTGCGGCCGGCGCAGGTGGTGGTGGCCAAGGGGTCAGGCGATGGCGCCGCCCCGTGA
- a CDS encoding DUF1931 family protein: MRPSAVARFQRLFRAAAGVDVDKNDLKRYDDFIDRKIYDLLLIGQAHAKANARDVIQSSDLPVTKGLQESIHAFRKLDEEIELRPILEELAKRPPLDLALAEETGQALPEIAGGLTLALARAFTIIEPERRNPQTDQWVRVTALFDLLL; encoded by the coding sequence ATGCGACCGAGTGCGGTGGCCCGGTTCCAGCGGCTCTTCCGGGCCGCGGCCGGCGTCGACGTCGACAAGAACGACCTCAAGCGCTACGACGACTTCATCGACCGGAAGATCTACGACCTGCTCCTGATCGGCCAGGCTCACGCCAAGGCGAACGCTCGGGACGTCATCCAGTCCTCCGACCTGCCGGTCACCAAGGGACTTCAGGAGTCCATCCACGCTTTCCGAAAGCTCGACGAGGAGATCGAGCTGAGGCCCATTCTGGAGGAGCTGGCCAAGCGGCCGCCGCTCGACCTGGCACTCGCAGAGGAGACCGGGCAGGCGCTGCCGGAGATCGCCGGTGGGCTGACGCTCGCGCTCGCGCGCGCCTTCACGATCATCGAGCCGGAGCGGAGAAACCCCCAGACGGACCAGTGGGTGAGGGTGACCGCCCTCTTCGATCTTCTGTTGTGA
- a CDS encoding FAD-dependent oxidoreductase: protein MQETPDLHGAYPRLDAGEIDRLAEYGTRRPTRSDETLVREGDHDYDFYVVTAGTVAVLESGEVIRVHGRGRFIGELGQLTGQPAFFTAVAQEPGEVVQVPIALLRELIAAEPWFGDMVLRAYLVRRSLLIELGAGLRIIGSRFSTDTRRLRDFAARNRLPYRWIDLEEDREAESLLCQLGIPPHDTPVVILFGDQVLRNPSNAELALVTGLPVPDQTTEEEVCDLIVVGAGPAGLAAAVYGASEGLDTILFDAIATGGQAGTSSRIENYLGFPGGISGGELAERAVIQCRKFGARLGVPVETTALESNDGSYAVRRADGGCVRARSVVIATGARYRRLAVPGLDRFEGQGVYYAATEVEARACRKRPVAIVGGGNSAGQAALFLSGHAAVVRLFIRGGDLAESMSRYLIDRIERNKAVEVYLHTQVCELLGDRALEKIVVLDGRTGGRRAFETNDLFVFIGADPCVAWLAGNVDLDEKGYVRTGHGDALPLETNLAGVFAVGDVRSGSVKRVASAVGEGSMAVRLVHEHLAR, encoded by the coding sequence TTGCAAGAGACACCTGACCTGCACGGCGCGTACCCACGCCTCGACGCCGGCGAGATCGACCGGCTCGCGGAGTACGGCACCCGCCGCCCGACCCGTTCCGACGAGACCCTCGTACGCGAGGGCGACCATGACTACGACTTCTATGTCGTCACCGCCGGCACGGTGGCGGTGCTGGAGAGCGGCGAGGTCATCCGGGTGCACGGCAGGGGCCGGTTCATCGGCGAGCTCGGCCAGCTCACCGGCCAGCCCGCGTTCTTCACCGCCGTCGCGCAGGAACCCGGCGAGGTGGTGCAGGTGCCGATCGCCCTCCTGCGCGAGCTGATCGCCGCCGAACCGTGGTTCGGCGACATGGTCCTGCGCGCCTATCTCGTACGCCGGTCGTTGCTGATCGAACTCGGCGCCGGACTCCGGATCATCGGTTCCCGGTTCTCCACGGACACCCGGCGTCTGCGTGACTTCGCCGCCCGCAACCGCCTGCCGTACCGATGGATCGACCTGGAAGAGGACCGGGAGGCCGAGTCGCTGCTGTGCCAGCTGGGCATCCCGCCCCACGACACGCCGGTGGTGATCCTCTTCGGCGACCAGGTGCTGCGCAATCCTAGCAACGCCGAGCTGGCCCTGGTCACCGGACTGCCCGTCCCCGACCAGACCACCGAGGAGGAGGTCTGTGACCTGATCGTGGTCGGCGCCGGGCCGGCCGGGCTCGCGGCCGCGGTCTACGGTGCGTCCGAGGGCCTGGACACGATCCTGTTCGACGCGATCGCGACCGGCGGCCAGGCCGGCACATCGTCCCGCATCGAGAACTATCTCGGCTTTCCGGGCGGCATCTCCGGTGGTGAGCTGGCCGAACGGGCGGTCATCCAGTGCCGCAAGTTCGGTGCCCGGCTCGGTGTCCCGGTCGAGACGACCGCGCTGGAGAGCAACGACGGGTCGTACGCCGTCCGGCGCGCCGACGGTGGTTGTGTCCGAGCCCGGTCCGTCGTGATCGCGACCGGTGCCCGGTACCGACGGCTGGCCGTACCGGGCCTGGATCGGTTCGAGGGCCAGGGTGTCTACTACGCGGCGACCGAGGTGGAGGCGCGGGCCTGCCGGAAGCGGCCGGTGGCGATCGTCGGCGGCGGCAACTCCGCCGGTCAGGCGGCGCTGTTCCTGTCCGGGCACGCGGCGGTGGTCCGTCTCTTCATCCGCGGCGGTGATCTCGCCGAGAGCATGTCCCGGTACCTCATCGACCGGATCGAGCGGAACAAGGCGGTGGAGGTCTACCTGCACACGCAAGTGTGTGAGCTGCTTGGTGACCGCGCGCTGGAGAAGATCGTCGTCCTGGACGGCCGTACCGGCGGGCGGCGCGCCTTCGAGACCAACGACCTGTTCGTGTTCATCGGCGCGGATCCGTGCGTCGCCTGGCTGGCCGGCAATGTCGACCTCGACGAGAAGGGCTACGTCCGCACGGGCCACGGTGACGCGCTCCCTCTGGAGACCAACCTGGCCGGCGTGTTCGCCGTCGGCGATGTGCGCAGCGGCTCGGTCAAACGCGTCGCCTCCGCGGTGGGCGAGGGCTCGATGGCGGTACGGCTTGTGCACGAGCACCTGGCGCGCTGA
- a CDS encoding glutathione-independent formaldehyde dehydrogenase, which translates to MRGVVYEGPRTVRVEDVPDARIERPTDALVKITTTNICGSDLHMYEGRTDLETGRVLGHENLGEVVEVGEAVDRVKVGDLVCMPFNISCGFCENCENGLTAFCLIANPDPNVAGAAYGFADMGPYNGGQAELLRVPYADFNCLVLPPEAEERQTDYVMLSDIFPTGWHATQLAGLRAGETVAIYGAGPVGLMAALSAKLKSASKVFVVDRHPDRLRLAEEIGAIPIDDSKGSPVDQILDRTDGAGVDRGCECVGYQAHDPQGHEHPNMTLNNLVRSVRFAGSIGVVGVFVPQDPQSPDPLYKEGEVAFDYGLFWFKGQSIGNGQCNVKAYNRELMRLIRTGQAKPSWIVSHELPLDQAPEGYEHFDRRDNGWTKVVLHPNSS; encoded by the coding sequence ATGAGAGGCGTGGTGTACGAAGGGCCGCGAACGGTGAGGGTCGAGGATGTGCCGGACGCGAGGATCGAACGGCCGACGGACGCGCTGGTGAAGATAACCACCACCAATATCTGCGGCTCTGACCTGCACATGTACGAAGGCCGTACGGACCTGGAGACCGGTCGCGTGCTCGGCCACGAGAACCTGGGTGAGGTGGTGGAGGTCGGTGAGGCGGTGGATCGGGTCAAGGTCGGCGATCTGGTCTGCATGCCCTTCAACATCAGCTGTGGCTTCTGTGAGAACTGTGAGAACGGGCTCACCGCTTTCTGCCTCATCGCGAACCCGGATCCGAATGTGGCGGGGGCCGCGTACGGCTTCGCGGACATGGGGCCCTACAACGGCGGGCAGGCCGAGCTGCTCCGCGTTCCCTACGCCGACTTCAACTGCCTCGTCCTGCCGCCGGAGGCGGAGGAGCGGCAGACCGACTACGTCATGCTGTCCGACATCTTCCCGACGGGTTGGCACGCTACGCAGCTCGCGGGCCTGCGTGCGGGGGAGACGGTCGCCATCTACGGCGCCGGGCCGGTCGGCCTGATGGCGGCGCTGTCCGCCAAGCTCAAGAGCGCCAGCAAGGTCTTCGTCGTCGACCGGCACCCGGACCGCCTCCGGCTCGCGGAGGAGATCGGTGCCATTCCCATCGACGACTCGAAGGGCTCGCCCGTCGACCAGATCCTCGACCGGACCGACGGCGCCGGAGTCGATCGGGGTTGCGAGTGCGTCGGTTACCAGGCTCACGACCCGCAGGGGCACGAGCATCCGAACATGACCTTGAACAACCTGGTCAGATCGGTACGCTTCGCCGGCTCCATCGGTGTTGTCGGGGTGTTCGTACCGCAGGACCCGCAGAGCCCCGACCCGTTGTACAAGGAGGGCGAGGTCGCCTTCGACTACGGTCTGTTCTGGTTCAAGGGGCAGAGCATCGGAAACGGCCAGTGCAACGTCAAGGCCTACAACCGCGAGCTGATGCGCCTCATCCGTACGGGCCAGGCCAAGCCGTCGTGGATCGTGTCGCACGAGCTGCCGTTGGACCAGGCGCCGGAGGGCTATGAGCACTTCGATCGCCGCGACAACGGCTGGACGAAGGTCGTCCTTCACCCGAACTCCAGCTGA
- a CDS encoding chaperone modulator CbpM: MTHALMRPLRLDLDTFACLCGTHPELIRRLVALDLIHAEHDTHGALWFMPAQIAEVGRIRRLRSTLPLNYASLGLVCDLLDRIAALESAMQHRSRRLGDRSWTSTS, encoded by the coding sequence ATGACACACGCACTCATGCGCCCACTACGCCTCGACCTGGACACCTTCGCCTGCCTGTGCGGCACCCACCCGGAACTCATCCGCCGCCTTGTCGCACTCGACCTCATCCACGCCGAACACGACACCCACGGCGCCCTGTGGTTCATGCCCGCACAAATCGCCGAAGTCGGCCGCATCCGCCGACTCCGCTCCACCCTCCCTCTCAACTACGCCTCACTCGGGCTTGTATGCGACCTGCTCGACCGCATCGCCGCACTGGAGTCCGCCATGCAGCATCGTTCGAGACGTCTGGGAGACCGATCATGGACATCAACAAGCTGA
- the clpB gene encoding ATP-dependent chaperone ClpB, protein MDINKLTEKSQQALKSAQTHAVERGHSDVDAEHLTMALLDQPDGLAHRLLEQANVDPSLLRTEMENQLGRRPRVAGPGAAPEQVHVTPRLGRVLEKAFEEAQRLKDDYVSVEHLLMALIDESVITGVPREKFLEAVTAVRGNQRVTSSNPEAAYEALEKYGRDLVAEAREGKLDPVIGRDTEIRRVIQILSRKTKNNPVLVGDPGVGKTAIVEGLAQRIERGDVPEGLRGKTVFNLDLGALVAGAKYRGEFEERMQAVLAEVKASAGGILLFVDELHNVVGAGATEGSMDAGNMLKPMLARGELHMIGATTLQEYRKHIEKDAALERRFQPVMVDEPSVEDAISILRGLRERLEVFHGVKIQDSAIVAAAVLSHRYIADRFLPDKAIDLVDEACAKLRTEIDSMPAELDELTRRVTRLEIEAAALEKEEDPASRARLEELRRELSELRSQADAMRTQWEAERHTLRRLQELRQEIEQVRRDADQAEREYDLNRAAELRHGLLPELERRLNAEEERLLSKQGENRLLREVVTEDEIAAIVARWTGIPVSRLKEGEREKLLRLEQILHERVIGQDEAVRLVTDAIIRARSGIKDPRRPIGSFIFLGPTGVGKTELAKALAEALFDTEDNMVRLDMSEYQERHTVSRLVGAPPGYIGYEEGGQLTEAVRRKPYSVVLFDEIEKAHTDVFNTLLQVLDDGRLTDAQGRTVDFRNAILIMTSNIGSDLLLEGVTPDGEIKPDVRDGVMRALQMHFRPEFLNRVDDIVLFRSLTQAELEQVVDLIFNDVRERLAERRMTLEVGPEARAFIAREGFDPVYGARPLRRFIAREVETRIGRALLTGEIQDGAVIRVELENDRLVVRHENPPEATETTAA, encoded by the coding sequence ATGGACATCAACAAGCTGACCGAGAAGTCGCAGCAGGCCCTCAAGTCCGCGCAGACCCATGCGGTGGAGAGGGGGCACAGTGACGTCGACGCCGAGCACCTGACCATGGCGCTGCTCGACCAGCCGGACGGTCTGGCACATCGCCTGCTCGAGCAGGCCAATGTCGATCCCAGTCTGCTGCGGACCGAGATGGAGAACCAGCTCGGCAGACGGCCCCGGGTCGCGGGACCGGGAGCTGCCCCCGAGCAGGTGCACGTCACGCCGAGGCTCGGACGGGTGCTGGAGAAGGCGTTCGAGGAGGCACAGCGGCTCAAGGATGACTACGTCTCCGTCGAGCATCTGCTGATGGCGTTGATCGACGAAAGCGTCATCACCGGGGTGCCAAGGGAGAAGTTCCTCGAGGCCGTCACGGCCGTACGAGGGAACCAGCGGGTGACCTCCTCCAACCCGGAGGCGGCCTACGAGGCACTGGAGAAGTACGGACGAGACCTGGTCGCCGAGGCGCGCGAGGGCAAACTCGACCCGGTCATCGGACGCGACACCGAGATCCGGCGCGTCATCCAGATCCTGTCCCGCAAGACCAAGAACAACCCGGTGCTGGTCGGCGATCCTGGCGTCGGCAAGACCGCCATCGTCGAGGGGCTCGCCCAGCGCATCGAACGCGGCGACGTACCCGAAGGGCTCCGCGGAAAGACCGTCTTCAACCTCGACCTGGGCGCGCTGGTCGCGGGCGCGAAATACCGCGGCGAGTTCGAAGAACGCATGCAGGCGGTGCTGGCCGAGGTCAAGGCCTCCGCCGGGGGGATCCTGCTGTTCGTCGACGAGCTGCACAATGTCGTCGGCGCCGGCGCCACCGAAGGCTCGATGGACGCGGGCAACATGCTCAAGCCCATGCTCGCGCGCGGCGAGCTCCACATGATCGGCGCCACGACCCTGCAGGAGTACCGCAAGCACATCGAGAAGGACGCCGCGCTCGAACGCCGCTTCCAGCCCGTCATGGTGGACGAGCCATCGGTCGAAGACGCCATCTCGATCCTGCGTGGCCTGCGTGAACGCCTCGAGGTCTTCCACGGCGTCAAGATCCAGGACTCCGCCATCGTGGCCGCCGCCGTCCTCAGCCACCGCTACATCGCCGACCGGTTCCTGCCCGACAAGGCCATCGACCTGGTCGACGAGGCATGCGCCAAACTCCGCACCGAGATCGACTCGATGCCCGCCGAGCTCGACGAGCTCACCCGCCGGGTCACCCGTCTGGAGATCGAGGCGGCGGCGCTGGAGAAGGAAGAGGATCCGGCGAGCCGGGCACGGCTGGAGGAACTGCGCCGGGAGCTGTCCGAGCTGCGCTCTCAGGCGGACGCCATGCGGACGCAGTGGGAGGCCGAACGGCACACTCTGCGGCGACTCCAGGAGCTACGGCAGGAGATCGAGCAGGTCCGCCGCGACGCCGACCAGGCCGAACGCGAGTACGACCTCAACCGGGCCGCCGAGCTACGCCACGGCCTGCTGCCCGAACTCGAACGCCGCCTGAATGCCGAAGAGGAACGGCTGCTCAGCAAACAGGGCGAGAACCGGCTGCTGCGCGAGGTGGTCACCGAGGATGAGATCGCCGCGATCGTCGCGCGCTGGACGGGCATCCCTGTCAGCCGCCTCAAGGAAGGCGAGCGGGAGAAGCTGCTGCGACTCGAGCAGATCCTGCATGAGCGGGTCATCGGCCAGGACGAGGCCGTACGGCTCGTCACCGACGCGATCATCCGCGCCCGTTCGGGGATCAAGGACCCGCGCCGGCCGATCGGCTCGTTCATCTTCCTCGGTCCCACCGGCGTGGGCAAGACGGAGCTGGCCAAGGCACTCGCCGAAGCACTGTTCGACACCGAGGACAACATGGTGCGCCTCGACATGAGCGAGTACCAGGAGCGGCACACGGTCAGCCGCCTCGTCGGCGCGCCGCCGGGCTACATCGGCTACGAGGAAGGCGGCCAGCTTACGGAGGCGGTCCGCCGCAAGCCGTACTCCGTCGTGCTGTTCGACGAGATCGAGAAGGCCCACACCGACGTCTTCAACACGCTGCTGCAGGTGCTCGACGACGGCCGCCTCACCGACGCGCAGGGGCGTACGGTCGACTTCCGCAACGCGATTCTGATCATGACCTCGAACATCGGCTCGGACCTGCTGCTGGAGGGCGTGACGCCCGATGGAGAGATCAAGCCTGACGTCCGGGACGGGGTCATGCGCGCGCTGCAGATGCATTTCCGGCCCGAGTTCCTCAACCGGGTGGACGACATCGTGCTGTTCAGGTCGCTGACCCAAGCCGAGCTCGAGCAGGTCGTCGACCTGATTTTCAACGACGTGCGTGAACGCCTGGCCGAGCGCCGTATGACGCTGGAGGTCGGCCCGGAGGCCCGGGCGTTCATCGCTCGCGAGGGCTTCGACCCTGTCTACGGGGCCCGGCCGCTGCGCCGCTTCATCGCCCGTGAGGTGGAGACCCGCATCGGGCGTGCCTTGCTCACCGGCGAAATCCAGGACGGCGCGGTCATCCGGGTCGAGCTGGAGAACGACCGGCTCGTCGTCCGGCACGAGAACCCGCCGGAGGCGACGGAGACCACCGCGGCATGA
- a CDS encoding DnaJ C-terminal domain-containing protein has protein sequence MAPPRDFYADLGVSRTASQEEIQRAYRKLARKLHPDVNKAPEAEERFKDVSEAYAVLSDPEQRKRYDAFGADFRRVPEDVDPDTWSRAGAGGAGGGGFGGFEGGVGGIDFEDLFGDVFARRRHGPGAGRRSGGWGSMPGADQEAQVELSVEEAYHGTRRKLTLSGPEGTRTVEVDIPAGVTDGQRIRLAGQGARGTDGGRSGDLYLVVSIRPDDRYRVEGRNIFTRLPVTPWEAALGTTVALETPGGETKVKVPPGTSSGRRLRLRGRGLPNPRGQPGDLYAEVQIMVPPKLSDQERRLFEQLAATSTYNPRERP, from the coding sequence ATGGCGCCGCCCCGTGACTTCTACGCCGACCTGGGGGTCTCGCGGACGGCGAGCCAGGAGGAGATCCAGCGCGCCTACCGCAAACTCGCCCGCAAACTCCACCCCGACGTGAACAAAGCCCCTGAAGCCGAAGAACGCTTCAAGGATGTTTCCGAGGCCTACGCGGTGCTGTCCGACCCCGAGCAGCGTAAACGCTACGACGCGTTCGGCGCGGACTTCCGCCGCGTCCCCGAAGACGTCGACCCCGACACCTGGTCCCGTGCGGGTGCGGGTGGCGCCGGGGGTGGGGGCTTCGGGGGCTTTGAAGGAGGCGTCGGGGGCATCGATTTCGAGGACCTGTTCGGCGATGTGTTCGCCCGACGCCGGCACGGTCCCGGGGCGGGCCGGCGCAGCGGCGGTTGGGGCTCCATGCCCGGCGCGGACCAAGAAGCCCAGGTCGAATTGTCGGTGGAGGAGGCCTACCACGGCACCCGCCGCAAACTCACTCTCTCCGGCCCCGAAGGCACCCGCACCGTCGAGGTCGACATCCCGGCCGGCGTCACCGACGGCCAGCGCATCCGCCTGGCCGGCCAAGGCGCCCGCGGCACCGACGGCGGGCGATCCGGAGACCTGTACCTGGTGGTCTCCATCCGCCCCGACGACCGCTACCGCGTCGAAGGCCGGAACATCTTCACCCGCCTCCCCGTCACCCCCTGGGAAGCCGCGCTCGGCACCACCGTCGCGCTGGAGACCCCCGGCGGGGAGACCAAGGTCAAGGTCCCGCCCGGGACCTCCTCGGGCCGCCGGCTACGGCTGCGCGGACGCGGCCTGCCCAACCCCCGCGGACAACCCGGCGACCTGTACGCCGAAGTCCAGATCATGGTCCCGCCCAAGCTGAGCGACCAGGAACGACGGCTGTTCGAGCAACTCGCCGCCACCTCCACCTACAACCCCAGGGAACGGCCATGA
- a CDS encoding thioredoxin family protein produces the protein MAQDTRVHPEAAVRCANCGKQNRVPTAAEGVPRCGNCHEPLPWIVEADDDTFADVAERASIPVLVDLWAQWCGPCRQVTPALEQVARDLAGRLKLVEVNIDLSPKTQARFDVQAVPTLLLMRGGKVLDRQAGAAPAAALRAWVEKALARDT, from the coding sequence ATGGCGCAGGACACGAGGGTTCACCCGGAGGCGGCGGTCCGGTGCGCGAACTGCGGGAAGCAGAACCGCGTGCCCACGGCCGCCGAGGGCGTGCCGCGGTGCGGCAACTGCCACGAACCGCTGCCCTGGATCGTCGAGGCCGACGACGACACGTTCGCCGACGTCGCCGAGCGCGCGTCGATCCCCGTACTGGTGGATCTGTGGGCGCAGTGGTGTGGTCCGTGTCGTCAGGTGACCCCCGCGCTGGAGCAGGTCGCGCGGGACCTTGCCGGCCGGTTGAAGCTGGTCGAGGTCAACATCGACCTCTCCCCGAAGACGCAGGCGCGCTTCGACGTACAGGCGGTGCCGACGCTGCTGCTGATGCGCGGCGGGAAGGTGCTCGACCGGCAGGCTGGAGCGGCGCCGGCCGCGGCGCTGCGCGCGTGGGTGGAGAAGGCCCTTGCAAGAGACACCTGA
- the dnaK gene encoding molecular chaperone DnaK, translating to MVDGHPAVVPNSEGSRTTPSVVAFTPEGERLVGQLARRQAILNPKGTIYSAKRFIGRRFDEVSSELTAVTFDVVPDSDGAVRFSVKGKLYAPEEISALILRKLADDAGKFLGERVTEAVITVPAYFNDAQRHATRDAGRIAGLEVLRIINEPTAAALAYGMDKKGNETVLVFDLGGGTFDVSILDVGDGVVEVRATSGDGHLGGDDFDRRIVDHLAEEFQRDTGIDLRQDPQALQRLFEAAEKAKVELSSVTQTTINLPFITADASGPQHLNTTLMRSTFEQLISDLLERCEGPLRQAMGDAKITADDIDEVILVGGSTRIPAVQALVRRLTGGKEPNMTVNPDEVVAIGAAIQAGVLKGEVEDVVLLDVTPLSLGLETLGGVMTKTIERNTTIPARRSETFSTADDNQTAVDVVVLQGERERAADNRTLGRFRLENIRPAPRGEPQVEVTFDVDANGILNVSAKDKDTGAEQAITISESTNLDQSEIERMIRDAEQHSSEDARVREAIDARNALDSVAYQVEKRLNELGDRVAEHEGARAQMLVNDARQAVKEEAPIDRIRSLTAELQQVYHGLTAAAGAGGPEGTGASGGPGRPGGPGGPGGGPQQPPPGGEDVIDAEFTTDE from the coding sequence ATGGTGGATGGCCATCCGGCCGTGGTGCCGAACAGTGAGGGGTCACGGACGACGCCGTCGGTGGTGGCGTTCACTCCTGAAGGTGAGCGTCTCGTTGGGCAGTTGGCACGGCGTCAGGCGATCTTGAACCCGAAGGGGACGATCTATTCGGCGAAGCGGTTCATCGGGCGGCGGTTCGACGAGGTGTCCAGTGAGTTGACCGCGGTGACGTTCGATGTGGTACCTGACTCGGACGGCGCCGTGCGGTTCTCGGTGAAGGGAAAGCTGTACGCGCCGGAGGAGATCTCGGCGTTGATCTTGCGGAAGCTGGCCGACGACGCGGGCAAGTTCCTGGGTGAGCGGGTGACCGAGGCGGTCATCACGGTTCCGGCGTACTTCAACGACGCGCAGCGGCATGCGACGCGGGACGCGGGGCGGATCGCGGGGCTGGAGGTGCTGCGGATCATCAACGAGCCCACCGCGGCCGCGCTGGCGTACGGGATGGACAAGAAGGGCAACGAGACGGTTCTGGTGTTCGATCTGGGCGGCGGCACCTTCGACGTGTCGATCCTGGATGTCGGGGACGGTGTGGTGGAGGTCCGGGCGACCTCTGGTGACGGGCATCTGGGCGGGGACGACTTCGACCGGCGAATCGTGGACCATCTGGCCGAGGAGTTCCAGCGCGACACCGGCATCGACCTGCGCCAGGACCCCCAGGCGTTGCAGCGGTTGTTCGAGGCGGCCGAGAAGGCGAAGGTGGAGCTGTCCTCGGTGACCCAGACCACGATCAACCTTCCCTTCATCACCGCCGACGCCTCCGGACCCCAGCATCTGAACACCACGTTGATGCGCTCGACGTTCGAGCAGTTGATCTCGGATCTGCTGGAGCGGTGTGAGGGGCCGCTCCGCCAGGCGATGGGGGATGCGAAGATCACCGCCGATGACATCGACGAGGTGATCCTGGTCGGGGGCTCCACCCGGATCCCGGCGGTCCAGGCCCTGGTGCGGCGGTTGACCGGTGGCAAGGAACCGAACATGACCGTCAACCCCGATGAGGTCGTCGCGATCGGCGCGGCGATCCAGGCCGGGGTGCTCAAGGGCGAGGTCGAAGATGTCGTCCTGCTCGACGTCACACCGCTGTCACTGGGACTGGAGACGTTGGGCGGGGTGATGACCAAGACCATCGAGCGCAACACCACGATCCCGGCCCGCCGCAGCGAGACCTTCTCCACCGCCGATGACAACCAGACCGCGGTGGACGTGGTGGTGCTGCAGGGAGAGCGCGAACGCGCGGCGGACAACCGGACACTGGGGCGGTTCCGGTTGGAGAACATCCGGCCCGCCCCTCGGGGGGAGCCGCAGGTCGAGGTGACCTTCGACGTGGACGCGAACGGGATCTTGAACGTTTCGGCGAAGGACAAGGACACCGGGGCCGAGCAGGCGATCACGATCAGCGAGAGCACGAATCTCGATCAGAGCGAGATCGAGCGGATGATCCGGGACGCCGAGCAGCACAGCAGCGAGGACGCGCGGGTGCGGGAGGCGATCGATGCGCGTAACGCGCTGGACTCGGTGGCCTACCAGGTTGAAAAGCGCCTGAACGAGCTCGGTGACCGTGTTGCCGAGCATGAGGGGGCGCGGGCGCAGATGCTGGTCAACGACGCCCGCCAGGCGGTCAAGGAAGAAGCGCCGATCGACCGGATCCGGTCCCTGACCGCCGAGCTTCAGCAGGTCTACCACGGGCTCACCGCCGCCGCCGGCGCAGGCGGGCCCGAAGGCACTGGCGCGTCTGGTGGGCCCGGTAGGCCCGGTGGGCCCGGTGGGCCCGGTGGTGGACCGCAGCAGCCTCCGCCCGGTGGCGAGGACGTGATCGACGCGGAGTTCACCACTGATGAGTGA